In Arachis hypogaea cultivar Tifrunner chromosome 17, arahy.Tifrunner.gnm2.J5K5, whole genome shotgun sequence, a single window of DNA contains:
- the LOC112765580 gene encoding phosphoinositide phospholipase C 4, which produces MGSYRVCVCFQRRFKVAEAEPPSDVKELFQKYSDGGAHMTPDNFRRFLAEVQGDDVSLIEHQNVVEQVLHKRHHITKFARHNLTLDDFHYFLFSTEFNPPIGSKVNQDMSAPLSHYFIYTGHNSYLTGNQLSSDCSDVPIIKALNRGVRVVELDIWPNSTKDDVLVLHGRTLTTPVELIKCLKSIKEHAFAASPYPVIITLEDHLTPDLQAKVAQMLTKTFGDMLFCPNHETLKEFPSPEELKGRILISTKPPKEYAETVKENNSFKSEKSKDSDDDEWGKEVSTKNQNENDVGDSDPNQHSEDDAVDDLAPELCSSEAPSYKHLIAIHAGKPKGTTLKDALKVENDKVRRLSLSEQALEKATESLGTDLIRFTQKNFLRVYPKGTRFNSSNYKPMIGWMHGAQMVAFNMQGYGRNLWLMHGMFRSNGGCGYVKKPEFLMNVGPNNEVFNPKDDLPVRKTLKVKVYLGDGWRMDFKQTHFDTYSPPDFYARVGIAGAPADQIMKKTKIIEDNWIPTWEEEFTFPLRVPELALLRVEVHEYDMSETDDFAGQTCLPVAELKQGIRAVPLYDRKGEKYNSVRLLMRFEFI; this is translated from the exons ATGGGGAGCTACCGCGTGTGCGTGTGCTTCCAGCGGCGATTCAAGGTGGCGGAGGCCGAGCCGCCGTCCGACGTCAAGGAGCTCTTTCAGAAATACTCCGACGGCGGGGCCCACATGACGCCGGACAACTTCCGCCGCTTCTTGGCCGAGGTTCAAGGTGATGACGTGTCCCTCATTGAGCACCAGAACGTGGTGGAGCAAGTTCTCCATAAGCGCCACCATATAACCAAGTTCGCAAGGCACAACCTCACACTCGATGATTTCCATTACTTCCTCTTCTCCACTGAGTTCAACCCTCCCATCGGATCTAAG GTTAATCAGGATATGTCGGCTCCATTGTCCCACTATTTTATATACACTGGCCACAACTCCTATCTCACTGGAAATCAACTAAGCAGCGATTGCAGTGATGTGCCCATTATAAAGGCCTTGAATCGGGGCGTTAGAGTGGTGGAACTTGATATATGGCCCAATTCCACAAAAGATGATGTGCTTGTTTTGCATGGAAG GACATTGACAACTCCTGTTGAGCTAATTAAATGTTTGAAATCAATTAAAGAACATGCTTTCGCTGCATCTCCATACCCAGTCATAATAACACTGGAAGACCATCTTACACCAGACCTTCAAGCTAAGGTTGCTCAG ATGCTTACTAAAACATTTGGAGATATGTTGTTTTGTCCAAATCATGAAACTCTGAAAGAGTTTCCTTCCCCCGAAGAATTGAAGGGTCGGATcttgatctcaacaaagcctccAAAGGAGTACGCTGAAACTGTCAAGGAGAATAATTCCTTTAAATCAGAAAAATCAAAGGATTCTGATGACGATGAATGGGGGAAGGAGGTctcaacaaaaaatcaaaatgaaaatgatgTG GGTGATTCTGATCCAAATCAACACAGCGAAGATGATGCCGTCGATGATTTAGCTCCTGAGTTATGCTCATCTGAAGCTCCTAGTTATAAGCATCTCATCGCTATTCATGCTGGAAAACCGAAGGGTACTACTCTGAAGGACGCATTAAAAGTTGAAAATGATAAAGTTAGACGACTTAGCTTAAGTGAACAAGCTCTTGAAAAGGCTACTGAGTCACTTGGAACTGATCTTATTAG ATTCACCCAGAAGAACTTTTTGAGGGTGTACCCCAAGGGTACAAGGTTCAATTCCTCTAACTACAAGCCAATGATTGGCTGGATGCATGGTGCTCAAATGGTTGCATTCAACATGCAG GGATATGGCAGAAATTTATGGTTGATGCATGGAATGTTTAGATCCAACGGAGGATGTGGTTATGTGAAAAAGCCAGAGTTTCTTATGAATGTAGGTCCAAATAATGAGGTATTCAATCCAAAAGATGATTTGCCAGTGAGAAAAACTCTAAAG GTGAAAGTATATCTCGGAGATGGATGGCGTATGGACTTTAAACAAACTCATTTCGACACTTATTCTCCGCCAGATTTTTATGCCAGG GTTGGTATAGCTGGGGCGCCGGCAGATCAGAtaatgaagaaaacaaagatcATAGAAGATAATTGGATACCTACTTGGGAAGAAGAATTCACATTCCCTTTAAGAGTTCCAGAACTTGCATTGCTGAGAGTTGAAGTGCATGAATATGACATGTCTGAAACGGATGATTTTGCAGGCCAAACTTGCTTACCAGTTGCTGAACTAAAGCAAGGGATCCGTGCAGTTCCACTCTATGACCGCAAAGGGGAGAAGTATAACTCAGTTAGGCTTCTCATGCGATTTGAGTTCATCTAA